A stretch of DNA from Cannabis sativa cultivar Pink pepper isolate KNU-18-1 chromosome X, ASM2916894v1, whole genome shotgun sequence:
acccttgtatcctttctgtagcagagtataatcaagatctgagcccgaatgtccttcttcttcaagtttgatccttcacagtcttccaatctacgattgagttactgcttgctgtgtgtgggcacttactctttcactagggtcggaattgatgaagggaaaagagagggatgatttcggccaggtatagaaagtggagaaggctcagtttttctgaagagagaaatttctgtcagaaaggcttgtgaaaacttgtattttgactgagccatcactttctatttataggcaactactaggtttaggttaggaattatttggcattaaaataatgaaaatattaaattgaaatcccacaataagtggccggccatggtgttataatgggcctcacttgattttgtagttttatcaaattttatctctattttctcaaaaacgccaattttccaattctaaccttttaaatgccaaaactaattatttaataactaaaatagattattaaataatattgtcatttaacttaattattaattagacatatagagtccattaataaataaataaacctagaaactcttttctttacaatttcacccctgcttagtgaaaattcataaaattagacatagtctaacttcagaattataattgatcaatcacgaatcaattaatgagtcttacaagcagaatgttctcaactagaatggggaccatggatctatatgctgagcttccaataagtgaaccaaatttaccaagtaaactcctacttattaattcttcgttgaatctactcttagaacttagaattgcactctcagacttatatagagcatattgtatgttccacgatatcaatatactatctcatttaaccattgttataatcttattgtgatttaaagatcctctatatagatgatctacatcgagatgggatttctttaccgttctcacccctcaatgtattttgccccttaaaacacttagctacctgtaaatggtgtttagtgatctaataattagtcagttaaacaagagctcatccatttacttctattttctaagctcgaagggaatcatcactttacttctatacaccagtagaagctataaattccatatttatgttcagcactcccactcaatcatactatcatgttcccaaaatatacgtatcaccctgacccaaaagtaggcttaactaataagtcaaagaacatgaatagcactcatgagttgagcctaagcatatcaggatttagattcttttaatcttaagatcaactactgatattgacttggaaagatatgtataacggtaagtttgtaatatcttaacttagttgcaatatcggtccagtccaatgtatactccatacattcgaaactagtatactttactaatgtcctggaaagaacataacacttactccaagtgtaagtacacatcatcgctgattatcacattagtgtaaatccaataacactgatgaaatagggaccaagtcttttgattcatatgatcacaatcacatttcactgtgttgacgatactgtaattgtgaataaacatatgatctagatttaactgattttgtgtgtatgaatgtaataaacatatcaaacatattaaaccattagcatgtaaaattcatgcaaacatcaatcacttcaaatttcttatatctaatcagattgtaaagagttttatttagggcataaaacccaacataaaaccctacaaaatTGGCTGGCCatacaatgtggatttgggcctcacttttgcaattttgcagttttatcaattcgcatctgattttctcaaaaacgccaattttctaattcaaccatttaaatgtcaattctaactatttaataactataaataattattaaataatattgtcatttatcatatttattaattgaaccatacaaagtatcataattaacaaatatgcccctaaaaactctttctttacaatttcgcccttacttagtgaaaaattcacaaatagacatagtctaatttgagaattataattgattaatcaaaaccaattatatgagtcttacaagtaatattatctcaactagtggggggaccatgggtctatataaccgagcttccaataagcagatcaagaatttataacctaaattcactgacttattaattcgtcgttgaatccacgcatagaacttagaattgcactctcagtatatagaatgctctatatgttccaccatatagacacatcattagttatccattgttataatcctaatttgatcaatgatcctctatatgaatgatctacactgtaaagggattagattacctttacaccctacaatgtatttaatccttaaaacacttaatcccgtataaatgatatttcagcttatgtgaaatgagatctccaccatttattttcgtttggtcaagcttgaaggagatcatcctttacttactattcgccagatagaagctatagattccatgtttatgttagcactcccactcaattgcactaccgtgttcccaaaatgtacgtatcaccctgacctaaaagtaggcttaactaacaaatcaaagaacacgaatagcctcttgagattgagcctaatcataacaggattaagatcatttgatctaggatcaactaggcgatattgacttgaatagatattacggtaagtttaataaatctaagtcaaagttcaatatcggtcccttctgatgcatactccatgcatccaacctgagctttactttaaccaatgctctggaaagaacatagcatttctccaaatgcaagtaaactctgttgtagattatcatatcagtaaaaccctgtgtctgataaatctaggaaactttattcacatagtcatgtttactttccaatgtgttgacaacacaataaacaggatcaagtatgtgaaaagggtttcagatgaattcatacattatgtacatataatcatgaaataaatcatgtgaaccatgcaacattaaatgttatttctgatctatattaataagtaaatctaattatattgaaatgagttttatttagggcataaaacccaacagagctGGCCTCAATCCAAGAAGATGATGCTCCTGAGGTCTTCTTAGACCCGTGCGAAGAACTTGAAATGGAGAAGGAGTCGGGTACAGAGGCGTTGAATTTAACCCCCAAATCGACGAGTTGGGATGATGACAATGAGGCGATGGACTTCTAGGAATCTGCTAAGGTTACTTGGAGCAAATTCAATTTGAATTAGGTGAAAACCCCTTCCTCTCAACTATCATTTACTGAACCGTTAAAACTTGGGGATCAGGTGGTTGCTAAGATAGATTTAGACGAAGCTGAAGTTGAAGCTTCATTTTGGAGATCGTCAATAATCTGTATTGTATTGGGGGCCAATCCTCCATTTAGAGTTTTTGAAGGCTTTATCAAGAGAATATGGGGGAATTTGGGAGTGGAAAGGATAGTGAGAATGCACTCTGGGTTCACCTTAGTTAGTTTCAAGGATGAAGTTACTAGGAACATAATACTTGAAATCGGGGTTATACAATTTGATAGAAAGCCAGTGATACTAAGGCCCTAGTCGGAGGATATGGACACAGGCCGAATGGTCAAATTGGTCCCTGTGTGGATAAGGTTGCACGGATTAGGTCTTCAATACTGGGGAAAGAAGAATTTGAGTGCTCTTGTTAGCACTATTGGAAAGCCTATTATGGCTGATAAAGTAACGCTTGAGAGATCCATGATTAAGTATGCTAGAGTGTTGGTGGATGTTGAGATTAAGGATGAAGCTCCGAGAACAATTGCCTTTGCTAATGAGAAGAAGCAACTGATTGAACAACCGGTTGAATATGAGTGGCTTCCAACCGAATGTGCGGCATGTGACTTGCTTGGTCATTTGATTTCAAATTGCAACAAAGGGAAACCTGTAGCCTGGAAGAAAAAACAGCAAGGGGACAAGCCTAAAGCTGTTGAAAAAGCTGCTGAAAATGAGGAAAAATTAGTCGGGAACTTGGGCAATGTAATGGAAGCAGAAAAGAGTGATGTCGATGGCAAAACAGAGAAAGAGTCGATTGATATTGAGGAAAGAGGGGCTACCATAACTTCCACTAATCTAGCCAGTAATGAAAACTGGGTTACTCCAAAGAGAAAAAgttctaaaatagtaaatcgGCCTCAACAAGAAGCGAAAATCAGCAATGGCCATGAGGCTTTGGAGGATGCTGAAGGGGTGTTGGCTActgaaaatagaaaataatctaATGGATAATCTCAATATCTTAGGTTGGAATGTGAGGGGGTTGAATAATTTCGAGAAGCAGCATGAGGATTTTGAACACTGTAAGATAAATAAGGTGGGTTTTGGGGCTCTTTTTTAGACCAAGGTTCATCATGATAGAGTTAGTAATCTTGTTTACAATAACCCGAACTGGAGGATATATTCCAGTCAGGATATTTCGTATAGAATTTTGCTGGTTTGGATTGACAAGCTTGTCAAAGTGGACATTTTGTTGGAAGATAGGCAGCTCATTCATTGTAAGCTCAAAATGGTGGGATACAAAGAGGAGTTCTATCTCACAGTGGTTTATGGAAGTAATTCTATGAATGAAAGGAAGGATCTCTGGAATAAGCTTGCTAGTATCGGGCATCTGAATGCTCCTTGGATCATCCTTGGAGACTTCAATGCTATGTTCGCttacaaagatagaagtggtgGCAAAAGAATTAAAGATCTTGAAATCCAGGATAGTCAAAACTGGCTTGCTCAGGGTTAGGTAGAAGAGTTGAAGACCTCTAGCTCTTTCTTTACTTGGTCTAACAACCATGAAGAGAGGAGTCAAGTGTATTCGAAGTTGGATAGAGTGTTCGCTAACAAAAGTTGGTTAGATTGTTTCCCGAACACAGAAGTTAGTTTCAGATGGGGAGCTCTTTCAGATCACAGTTTTTGTCTTGTAAAGCATATCAAGGTTAGTAACCGTGGTACTAAACCTTTCCGCTTTTGCAATTACTGGTTGCTTAAAGAGGGTTACAAAGA
This window harbors:
- the LOC115695747 gene encoding uncharacterized protein LOC115695747, producing the protein MDTGRMVKLVPVWIRLHGLGLQYWGKKNLSALVSTIGKPIMADKVTLERSMIKYARVLVDVEIKDEAPRTIAFANEKKQLIEQPVEYEWLPTECAACDLLGHLISNCNKGKPVAWKKKQQGDKPKAVEKAAENEEKLVGNLGNVMEAEKSDVDGKTEKESIDIEERGATITSTNLASNENWVTPKRKSSKIVNRPQQEAKISNGHEALEDAEGTKVHHDRVSNLVYNNPNWRIYSSQDISYRILLVWIDKLVKVDILLEDRQLIHCKLKMVGYKEEFYLTVVYGSNSMNERKDLWNKLASIGHLNAPWIILGDFNAMFAYKDRSGGKRIKDLEIQDSQNWLAQEVSFRWGALSDHSFCLVKHIKVSNRGTKPFRFCNYWLLKEGYKENVLTAWNKYNITDLKSLHQQLFRIKHILKNCYVNKHENVTGTYKEARERYIEAQEALATNPLCPKAARKEKETHAQFQEA